In a single window of the Chelonia mydas isolate rCheMyd1 chromosome 8, rCheMyd1.pri.v2, whole genome shotgun sequence genome:
- the ELOVL1 gene encoding elongation of very long chain fatty acids protein 1: MEAIVTMYRDFMKGTDPRIAEYPLMQSPFLMMGILLGYVYFVLSLGPWLMANRKPLDLKKFMVVYNFFLVGLSLYIVYEFLMAGWLTGYTWRCDPVDFSQDPKALRMVRVSWLFVFSKFIELMDTVIFVLRKKNEQITFLHLFHHSVLPWSWWWGAKFGPGGMGSFHAMVNSMVHVVMYSYYGLSAAGPAFQKYLWWKKHITAVQLAQFVIVSIHISQYYFMPSCQYQYPIFIHLIWIYGTIFFILFSNFWYHSYTKGKRLPKGAHYPAPLQHNGSSLHENSAVTNGKVKTN, encoded by the exons ATGGAAGCGATTGTAACAATGTACCGGGACTTCATGAAGGGAACAG ACCCCCGCATAGCTGAGTATCCCCTGATGCAGTCGCCCTTCCTCATGATGGGGATCCTGCTGGGCTATGTCTACTTTGTGCTGTCCCTGGGCCCCTGGCTGATGGCGAACAGGAAGCCCTTAGACCTGAAGAAGTTCATGGTGGTCTACAACTTCTTCCTGGTGGGCCTCTCACTCTACATTGTCTATGAG TTCCTGATGGCAGGTTGGCTGACGGGATACACCTGGAGATGTGACCCTGTGGATTTTTCCCAGGACCCCAAGGCCCTTCGG ATGGTCCGTGTATCTTGGCTTTTTGTCTTCTCCAAGTTCATTGAGCTGATGGATACG GTGATCTTCGTCCTGCGCAAGAAGAATGAGCAGATCACCTTCCTGCACCTCTTCCACCATTCTGTCCTGCCTTGGAGTTGGTGGTGGGGGGCTAAATTTGGCCCAG GGGGAATGGGTTCCTTCCATGCCATGGTCAACTCCATGGTGCACGTCGTCATGTACTCCTACTATGGGCTCTCGGCGGCAGGGCCTGCCTTTCAGAAGTACCTGTGGTGGAAGAAGCACATCACAGCTGTCCAGCTG GCGCAGTTCGTGATCGTCTCCATCCACATCTCCCAATACTACTTCATGCCCAGCTGCCAGTACCAGTACCCCATCTTCATCCACCTCATCTGGATTTATGGGACCATCTTCTTCATCCTCTTCTCCAACTTCTGGTACCACTCCTACACCAAGGGCAAGCGGCTGCCCAAGGGGGCCCACTACCCAGCCCCGCTCCAGCACAACGGCAGCAGCCTGCACGAGAACAGCGCTGTCACCAACGGCAAAGTCAAAACCAACTAG